The Delphinus delphis chromosome 2, mDelDel1.2, whole genome shotgun sequence genome contains a region encoding:
- the STOML1 gene encoding stomatin-like protein 1 isoform X1 has product MLGRSGYRALPLGDFDRFQQSSFGFLGSQKGCLSPEPGGVGPGADAPQSWPSCLCHGLISFLGFLLLLITFPISGWFALKIVPTYERMVVFRLGRIRTPQGPGMVLLLPFIDSFQRVDLRTRAFSVPPCKLASKDGAVLSVGADVQFRIWDPVLSVMTVKDLNTATRMTAQNAMTKALLKRPLREIQMEKPKISDQLLLEINDVTRAWGLEVDRVELAVEAVLQLPQESPAGPSLDSTLQQLALHFLGGGMSSVAGGAPLPEPADTLDMVNEVEPSAPHGGAGSSPKQPVAEGLLTALKPFLSEALVSQVGACYQFNVALPSGTQSIYFLDLTTGQGRVGHGVPDAIPDVVVEMAEEDLQALLCRELRPLGAYMSGRLKVKGDLAVAMKLEAVLRALK; this is encoded by the exons ATGCTCGGCAGGTCTGGGTACCGAGCGCTGCCCTTGGGGGACTTTGACCGTTTCCAGCAGTCGAGCTTCGGCTTCCTGGGCTCGCAGAAGGGTTGCTTGTCCCCGGAGCCGGGCGGCGTGGGGCCTGGGGCCG ATGCACCTCAGAGCTGGCCTTCCTGCCTCTGCCATGGCCTCATCAGTTTCCTGGGGTTCTTGCTGCTGCTGATCACCTTCCCCATTTCTGGTTGGTTTGCCCTGAAG ATCGTGCCCACCTATGAGCGCATGGTCGTGTTTCGACTGGGCCGGATCCGCACCCCTCAAGGACCCGGTATGGTTCTGCTCCTGCCCTTCATTGACTCCTTTCAGAGGGTGGATCTGAGGACACGAGCCTTCAGTGTCCCTCCTTGCAAG TTGGCCTCTAAGGATGGGGCTGTGCTGTCTGTGGGGGCTGACGTCCAGTTCCGCATCTGGGACCCGGTACTGTCGGTGATGACAGTGAAGGACCTGAACACAGCCACACGCATGACGGCCCAGAACGCCATGACCAAGGCTCTGCTCAAGAGGCCTCTGCGGGAGATCCAGATGGAGAAGCCCAAGATCAGCGACCAGCTCCTG CTGGAGATCAACGACGTGaccagggcctgggggctggaggtggaCCGCGTGGAGCTGGCAGTGGAGGCCGTGCTCCAGCTGCCCCAGGAGAGTCCAGCTGGGCCCAGCCTGGACAGCACCCTGCAGCAGCTGGCCCTCCACTTCCTGGGAGGAGGCATGTCTTCAGTGGCAGGAGGTGCCCCACTCCCCGAGCCAG CAGATACCTTGGATATGGTGAACGAGGTTGAGCCGTCTGCCCCTCATGGTGGTGCCGGGTCCAGCCCCAAGCAGCCTGTGGCCGAGGGGCTGCTGACGGCTCTGAAGCCCTTCCTGTCTGAGGCCCTGGTCAGCCAGGTCGGGGCCTGCTACCAGTTCAATGTCGCCCTGCCCAGTGGCACCCAGAGCATCTACTTCTTGGACCTCACTACAG GGCAAGGGAGGGTGGGGCATGGGGTGCCTGATGCCATCCCTGATGTGGTGGTGGAGATGGCCGAGGAGGACCTGCAGGCCCTGTTGTGCAGGGAGCTGCGGCCCCTGGGGGCCTACATGAGCGGGCGGCTGAAGGTGAAGGGCGACCTGGCCGTGGCCATGAAGCTGGAGGCTGTCCTCAGGGCCTTGAAGTAG
- the STOML1 gene encoding stomatin-like protein 1 isoform X3 translates to MLGRSGYRALPLGDFDRFQQSSFGFLGSQKGCLSPEPGGVGPGADAPQSWPSCLCHGLISFLGFLLLLITFPISGWFALKIVPTYERMVVFRLGRIRTPQGPGMVLLLPFIDSFQRVDLRTRAFSVPPCKLASKDGAVLSVGADVQFRIWDPVLSVMTVKDLNTATRMTAQNAMTKALLKRPLREIQMEKPKISDQLLLEINDVTRAWGLEVDRVELAVEAVLQLPQESPAGPSLDSTLQQLALHFLGGGMSSVAGGAPLPEPGQGRVGHGVPDAIPDVVVEMAEEDLQALLCRELRPLGAYMSGRLKVKGDLAVAMKLEAVLRALK, encoded by the exons ATGCTCGGCAGGTCTGGGTACCGAGCGCTGCCCTTGGGGGACTTTGACCGTTTCCAGCAGTCGAGCTTCGGCTTCCTGGGCTCGCAGAAGGGTTGCTTGTCCCCGGAGCCGGGCGGCGTGGGGCCTGGGGCCG ATGCACCTCAGAGCTGGCCTTCCTGCCTCTGCCATGGCCTCATCAGTTTCCTGGGGTTCTTGCTGCTGCTGATCACCTTCCCCATTTCTGGTTGGTTTGCCCTGAAG ATCGTGCCCACCTATGAGCGCATGGTCGTGTTTCGACTGGGCCGGATCCGCACCCCTCAAGGACCCGGTATGGTTCTGCTCCTGCCCTTCATTGACTCCTTTCAGAGGGTGGATCTGAGGACACGAGCCTTCAGTGTCCCTCCTTGCAAG TTGGCCTCTAAGGATGGGGCTGTGCTGTCTGTGGGGGCTGACGTCCAGTTCCGCATCTGGGACCCGGTACTGTCGGTGATGACAGTGAAGGACCTGAACACAGCCACACGCATGACGGCCCAGAACGCCATGACCAAGGCTCTGCTCAAGAGGCCTCTGCGGGAGATCCAGATGGAGAAGCCCAAGATCAGCGACCAGCTCCTG CTGGAGATCAACGACGTGaccagggcctgggggctggaggtggaCCGCGTGGAGCTGGCAGTGGAGGCCGTGCTCCAGCTGCCCCAGGAGAGTCCAGCTGGGCCCAGCCTGGACAGCACCCTGCAGCAGCTGGCCCTCCACTTCCTGGGAGGAGGCATGTCTTCAGTGGCAGGAGGTGCCCCACTCCCCGAGCCAG GGCAAGGGAGGGTGGGGCATGGGGTGCCTGATGCCATCCCTGATGTGGTGGTGGAGATGGCCGAGGAGGACCTGCAGGCCCTGTTGTGCAGGGAGCTGCGGCCCCTGGGGGCCTACATGAGCGGGCGGCTGAAGGTGAAGGGCGACCTGGCCGTGGCCATGAAGCTGGAGGCTGTCCTCAGGGCCTTGAAGTAG
- the STOML1 gene encoding stomatin-like protein 1 isoform X2: MLGRSGYRALPLGDFDRFQQSSFGFLGSQKGCLSPEPGGVGPGADAPQSWPSCLCHGLISFLGFLLLLITFPISGWFALKIVPTYERMVVFRLGRIRTPQGPGMVLLLPFIDSFQRVDLRTRAFSVPPCKLASKDGAVLSVGADVQFRIWDPVLSVMTVKDLNTATRMTAQNAMTKALLKRPLREIQMEKPKISDQLLLEINDVTRAWGLEVDRVELAVEAVLQLPQESPAGPSLDSTLQQLALHFLGGGMSSVAGGAPLPEPDTLDMVNEVEPSAPHGGAGSSPKQPVAEGLLTALKPFLSEALVSQVGACYQFNVALPSGTQSIYFLDLTTGQGRVGHGVPDAIPDVVVEMAEEDLQALLCRELRPLGAYMSGRLKVKGDLAVAMKLEAVLRALK, from the exons ATGCTCGGCAGGTCTGGGTACCGAGCGCTGCCCTTGGGGGACTTTGACCGTTTCCAGCAGTCGAGCTTCGGCTTCCTGGGCTCGCAGAAGGGTTGCTTGTCCCCGGAGCCGGGCGGCGTGGGGCCTGGGGCCG ATGCACCTCAGAGCTGGCCTTCCTGCCTCTGCCATGGCCTCATCAGTTTCCTGGGGTTCTTGCTGCTGCTGATCACCTTCCCCATTTCTGGTTGGTTTGCCCTGAAG ATCGTGCCCACCTATGAGCGCATGGTCGTGTTTCGACTGGGCCGGATCCGCACCCCTCAAGGACCCGGTATGGTTCTGCTCCTGCCCTTCATTGACTCCTTTCAGAGGGTGGATCTGAGGACACGAGCCTTCAGTGTCCCTCCTTGCAAG TTGGCCTCTAAGGATGGGGCTGTGCTGTCTGTGGGGGCTGACGTCCAGTTCCGCATCTGGGACCCGGTACTGTCGGTGATGACAGTGAAGGACCTGAACACAGCCACACGCATGACGGCCCAGAACGCCATGACCAAGGCTCTGCTCAAGAGGCCTCTGCGGGAGATCCAGATGGAGAAGCCCAAGATCAGCGACCAGCTCCTG CTGGAGATCAACGACGTGaccagggcctgggggctggaggtggaCCGCGTGGAGCTGGCAGTGGAGGCCGTGCTCCAGCTGCCCCAGGAGAGTCCAGCTGGGCCCAGCCTGGACAGCACCCTGCAGCAGCTGGCCCTCCACTTCCTGGGAGGAGGCATGTCTTCAGTGGCAGGAGGTGCCCCACTCCCCGAGCCAG ATACCTTGGATATGGTGAACGAGGTTGAGCCGTCTGCCCCTCATGGTGGTGCCGGGTCCAGCCCCAAGCAGCCTGTGGCCGAGGGGCTGCTGACGGCTCTGAAGCCCTTCCTGTCTGAGGCCCTGGTCAGCCAGGTCGGGGCCTGCTACCAGTTCAATGTCGCCCTGCCCAGTGGCACCCAGAGCATCTACTTCTTGGACCTCACTACAG GGCAAGGGAGGGTGGGGCATGGGGTGCCTGATGCCATCCCTGATGTGGTGGTGGAGATGGCCGAGGAGGACCTGCAGGCCCTGTTGTGCAGGGAGCTGCGGCCCCTGGGGGCCTACATGAGCGGGCGGCTGAAGGTGAAGGGCGACCTGGCCGTGGCCATGAAGCTGGAGGCTGTCCTCAGGGCCTTGAAGTAG
- the STOML1 gene encoding stomatin-like protein 1 isoform X4 yields MVVFRLGRIRTPQGPGMVLLLPFIDSFQRVDLRTRAFSVPPCKLASKDGAVLSVGADVQFRIWDPVLSVMTVKDLNTATRMTAQNAMTKALLKRPLREIQMEKPKISDQLLLEINDVTRAWGLEVDRVELAVEAVLQLPQESPAGPSLDSTLQQLALHFLGGGMSSVAGGAPLPEPADTLDMVNEVEPSAPHGGAGSSPKQPVAEGLLTALKPFLSEALVSQVGACYQFNVALPSGTQSIYFLDLTTGQGRVGHGVPDAIPDVVVEMAEEDLQALLCRELRPLGAYMSGRLKVKGDLAVAMKLEAVLRALK; encoded by the exons ATGGTCGTGTTTCGACTGGGCCGGATCCGCACCCCTCAAGGACCCGGTATGGTTCTGCTCCTGCCCTTCATTGACTCCTTTCAGAGGGTGGATCTGAGGACACGAGCCTTCAGTGTCCCTCCTTGCAAG TTGGCCTCTAAGGATGGGGCTGTGCTGTCTGTGGGGGCTGACGTCCAGTTCCGCATCTGGGACCCGGTACTGTCGGTGATGACAGTGAAGGACCTGAACACAGCCACACGCATGACGGCCCAGAACGCCATGACCAAGGCTCTGCTCAAGAGGCCTCTGCGGGAGATCCAGATGGAGAAGCCCAAGATCAGCGACCAGCTCCTG CTGGAGATCAACGACGTGaccagggcctgggggctggaggtggaCCGCGTGGAGCTGGCAGTGGAGGCCGTGCTCCAGCTGCCCCAGGAGAGTCCAGCTGGGCCCAGCCTGGACAGCACCCTGCAGCAGCTGGCCCTCCACTTCCTGGGAGGAGGCATGTCTTCAGTGGCAGGAGGTGCCCCACTCCCCGAGCCAG CAGATACCTTGGATATGGTGAACGAGGTTGAGCCGTCTGCCCCTCATGGTGGTGCCGGGTCCAGCCCCAAGCAGCCTGTGGCCGAGGGGCTGCTGACGGCTCTGAAGCCCTTCCTGTCTGAGGCCCTGGTCAGCCAGGTCGGGGCCTGCTACCAGTTCAATGTCGCCCTGCCCAGTGGCACCCAGAGCATCTACTTCTTGGACCTCACTACAG GGCAAGGGAGGGTGGGGCATGGGGTGCCTGATGCCATCCCTGATGTGGTGGTGGAGATGGCCGAGGAGGACCTGCAGGCCCTGTTGTGCAGGGAGCTGCGGCCCCTGGGGGCCTACATGAGCGGGCGGCTGAAGGTGAAGGGCGACCTGGCCGTGGCCATGAAGCTGGAGGCTGTCCTCAGGGCCTTGAAGTAG